From a single Marinobacter sp. THAF197a genomic region:
- a CDS encoding TolC family protein gives MKNLIGGAIAVLFLQGCATMAPPDYSKLEADLDPLLQSPARGQIHQTLELSEQERFERVDDLLFEPLTPGNAQHLALVNSPHIRAHLHRLGIVEAEQLQAQMLSNPTLAVSAMRPDGGGRWELGLGLSQSLLDLMTHSLRKTLAEEALTSARLELLDTLNQELYQVQQDYFHAVGASHREAVAQLALNAAETAVLLAERLHEAGNLKELSLLHHRDQQLQRQRALRRAQADAQQAQTTLALRLGLEHPAMMELPVTLPQLPNDEQIDVADLTDRALTQRLDLRIARQVQAVAEHRQAFYARQGGITQWDIGIDVERDSDGGYSAGPSMSIGLPLFDRNQARRAGAGAQLSRADALVNARELELRTQLPDLANRLRLTRTNVEQLEQQVIPQWQRQVDLSLREYNFMLMGAFDLLNARAREFDAWREHAETLEQYWIQRIHLAMISATPLDAALPDAVQLPSVHAGGQGHDHHNH, from the coding sequence ATGAAAAACCTGATTGGCGGGGCTATAGCCGTCCTGTTTCTGCAGGGCTGCGCCACGATGGCGCCCCCTGATTATTCGAAGCTGGAGGCCGATCTCGACCCCCTTTTGCAGTCCCCCGCACGGGGCCAGATTCACCAGACTCTGGAACTGTCGGAGCAGGAGCGGTTTGAGCGAGTTGATGATCTCTTGTTCGAACCACTCACACCCGGAAACGCGCAGCACCTGGCGCTGGTCAACAGCCCACACATTCGCGCTCACCTGCACCGCTTAGGCATTGTTGAAGCCGAACAGTTGCAGGCACAAATGCTGAGCAACCCCACCCTCGCTGTGTCGGCGATGCGTCCGGATGGCGGTGGTCGCTGGGAGTTGGGACTGGGCCTGAGCCAAAGTCTGTTGGATTTGATGACCCATTCTTTACGAAAGACACTGGCGGAAGAAGCGCTAACCAGCGCCCGGCTTGAACTGCTGGACACCCTGAATCAAGAGTTGTACCAGGTGCAGCAGGATTACTTTCATGCCGTAGGCGCCAGTCACCGTGAAGCTGTCGCCCAGCTGGCCCTGAACGCGGCGGAAACTGCCGTGTTGCTGGCTGAACGCCTGCACGAGGCCGGCAACCTGAAAGAGCTGAGCTTACTGCATCATCGTGACCAGCAGTTGCAGCGCCAGCGTGCCCTGCGCCGCGCCCAGGCCGACGCCCAGCAAGCGCAAACCACACTGGCGCTGCGACTGGGCCTTGAACACCCGGCCATGATGGAGTTGCCGGTCACGCTGCCACAACTGCCAAACGATGAACAGATAGACGTTGCCGACCTGACAGACCGCGCCCTGACACAGCGCCTGGATCTGCGCATCGCACGGCAAGTGCAGGCCGTTGCCGAGCATCGCCAGGCGTTCTATGCGCGCCAGGGCGGGATCACCCAATGGGACATCGGTATCGATGTCGAGCGGGACTCTGACGGCGGTTACAGTGCCGGCCCCTCGATGTCGATTGGCCTGCCCCTGTTCGACCGCAACCAGGCTCGGCGGGCCGGAGCTGGCGCTCAGCTATCGCGCGCCGACGCCCTGGTGAATGCCAGGGAGCTTGAGCTGCGCACGCAACTCCCGGATTTGGCTAACCGGTTAAGGCTGACTCGAACCAACGTTGAGCAACTGGAGCAACAGGTGATCCCGCAATGGCAGCGGCAAGTGGATCTGAGCCTGCGTGAATACAACTTTATGTTGATGGGCGCCTTTGACCTACTCAATGCCAGGGCGCGGGAATTCGATGCCTGGCGCGAGCACGCTGAAACCCTTGAACAGTATTGGATTCAGCGCATACATCTGGCGATGATCAGCGCCACGCCCTTAGACGCCGCTCTGCCTGACGCGGTACAACTGCCCTCCGTCCATGCCGGCGGCCAGGGTCACGACCACCACAATCACTGA
- a CDS encoding multicopper oxidase family protein — translation MVNRRHFILGSAAGLVAGALPAQAFAAGNRHETTHTPLTAPGQTDQGYRPVITPNGRTLGYRLRDGVKEFHLIAEEIEHAFGDGTTIKAWGYNGSTPGPTLEAVEGDRVRIYVTNRLKEPTSVHWHGLILPNGMDGVAGLTQPSIPPGKTFVYEFPLVQHGTHMYHPHADEMVQMAMGMMGMFIIHPREPEANPVDRDYAIMLHNWAVHPGTYRPDPSIMQDFDLWTMNSKVFPFIDSLVAQTGERVRIRMGNLSMWNHPMHVHGVKFWVTGGDGGRWPQAQWRTEATEIVGVGQARDIEFIAKPGDWAFHCHMAHHTMNAMGHDIPNTLGVNQNEVEQRIQALVPGYMAMGEHGMGEHQTHVDAGHMPGPENTLAMMMGKGQFGNMEMGGMFTVIKVRDQLDGDPGWYQHPAGTVAHETDRVPNDLPK, via the coding sequence ATGGTTAATCGTCGTCATTTTATACTGGGCAGTGCTGCGGGTCTGGTCGCCGGTGCCCTGCCAGCACAAGCGTTCGCCGCTGGTAATCGCCACGAAACAACCCACACACCGCTCACCGCCCCGGGCCAGACTGATCAGGGCTATCGCCCGGTGATCACACCCAACGGCCGAACCCTGGGCTATCGCCTGCGCGATGGCGTCAAAGAGTTCCACCTGATCGCCGAAGAAATAGAACACGCCTTCGGCGACGGCACCACCATCAAAGCCTGGGGTTACAACGGCAGTACCCCGGGGCCCACCCTTGAGGCGGTAGAGGGTGACCGGGTAAGAATCTACGTGACCAACCGCCTGAAAGAACCCACCAGCGTGCACTGGCACGGCCTGATACTACCCAACGGCATGGATGGCGTGGCCGGTCTGACCCAGCCCTCCATCCCGCCCGGCAAAACCTTTGTGTATGAGTTTCCGCTGGTGCAACACGGCACCCACATGTACCACCCTCATGCAGATGAAATGGTGCAGATGGCCATGGGCATGATGGGGATGTTCATCATTCATCCCCGCGAGCCAGAAGCCAACCCGGTAGACCGGGACTACGCCATCATGCTGCATAACTGGGCCGTTCATCCGGGCACCTACCGCCCCGACCCATCCATCATGCAAGACTTTGATCTGTGGACCATGAACAGCAAGGTCTTTCCATTTATCGATTCACTGGTGGCACAAACGGGTGAAAGAGTGCGTATTCGCATGGGCAATCTATCCATGTGGAACCACCCCATGCACGTTCACGGCGTCAAGTTCTGGGTCACCGGTGGCGACGGCGGGCGTTGGCCCCAGGCGCAATGGCGCACCGAAGCGACCGAGATTGTCGGCGTCGGCCAGGCCCGAGACATCGAGTTTATTGCCAAACCCGGCGACTGGGCATTCCACTGCCATATGGCCCACCACACCATGAACGCGATGGGGCACGATATCCCCAACACCCTGGGCGTGAATCAGAACGAGGTCGAGCAGCGCATTCAGGCGCTGGTGCCAGGTTACATGGCGATGGGTGAACACGGCATGGGCGAACACCAGACGCATGTCGATGCCGGCCATATGCCCGGCCCTGAGAACACCCTGGCCATGATGATGGGCAAAGGCCAGTTCGGAAATATGGAAATGGGCGGGATGTTTACCGTCATCAAAGTTCGCGATCAACTCGACGGAGACCCCGGCTGGTATCAGCACCCAGCGGGCACCGTTGCCCACGAGACCGATCGTGTTCCCAATGATCTACCAAAATAG
- a CDS encoding copper resistance CopC family protein gives MTKHLLLPLLMMFVTLTSASLVNAHTDVVYSSPASDEHVQTSPEHLELRFGDTVRLMRVNLTDGAGERVRVDFRPSRESKTDYRIDLPTLQEGHYEVEWRAMADDGHTMTGGFSFHLGESAEAHESHQDSASGQDAHEGHH, from the coding sequence ATGACAAAACACCTGCTTCTGCCCCTGCTAATGATGTTTGTCACCCTCACCAGCGCCAGCCTGGTCAACGCCCACACGGATGTGGTGTATTCGTCACCCGCAAGCGACGAGCATGTGCAAACGTCCCCGGAACACCTGGAACTCCGTTTCGGCGACACCGTAAGACTGATGCGCGTAAACCTGACCGACGGTGCCGGCGAGCGGGTACGAGTGGATTTCCGGCCCAGCCGCGAATCCAAAACCGATTACCGGATTGACCTGCCAACACTTCAAGAAGGGCACTACGAAGTGGAATGGCGCGCCATGGCCGACGACGGCCACACCATGACCGGCGGCTTCAGCTTTCACTTGGGAGAGAGCGCTGAGGCCCATGAGAGTCACCAAGACTCAGCCTCCGGCCAGGATGCACATGAGGGTCACCACTGA
- a CDS encoding copper resistance D family protein, whose product MDIWTLLTIATKVLIYLSTAGVIGGLFCLWLLKPHGIEQSMHSYILAAGVLGLSATAASFPVHTGAAFGGGIAGAFDPDIANIIWETNVGDTTRAHLLGFTLTLAGLWVAVWGGRRLGYALVIAGAVSLLFAFTQTGHLHNDSRGAALLVIHLSGISLWLGSLYPLWRVSNGHQVAQLQASMQRFGQTAVAFVGALVICGVLMILLLVQPLSGLVNSAYGWLLLIKLFLVSLLLALGALNKFYLVPRLARAGYTRRLRLSITAEMTLGMAILVLTAVLTTVAGPD is encoded by the coding sequence ATGGACATCTGGACCCTTCTAACCATCGCCACCAAGGTGCTGATCTATCTCAGCACCGCAGGGGTGATTGGCGGCCTGTTCTGCCTGTGGTTGCTTAAACCTCACGGCATAGAGCAGTCGATGCATAGCTACATTCTTGCGGCAGGAGTGCTGGGGCTGTCAGCTACTGCCGCCAGTTTTCCGGTGCACACAGGGGCAGCATTTGGAGGCGGCATCGCCGGTGCCTTCGACCCGGACATCGCGAACATTATCTGGGAAACCAATGTAGGAGACACCACACGAGCACACCTGCTGGGATTTACGCTCACCCTGGCAGGCCTATGGGTGGCAGTCTGGGGAGGCCGGCGCCTCGGCTACGCTCTGGTAATTGCAGGCGCCGTCAGCCTACTGTTTGCCTTTACGCAAACCGGACATTTACATAACGACAGCCGTGGCGCCGCATTACTAGTCATTCACCTATCGGGGATCTCCCTGTGGCTAGGGTCCCTCTATCCACTGTGGCGGGTTAGCAACGGTCATCAGGTCGCTCAACTGCAGGCCAGTATGCAGCGCTTTGGCCAGACGGCCGTGGCCTTTGTTGGCGCACTGGTGATCTGTGGGGTACTCATGATTCTGCTGCTGGTTCAGCCACTCTCGGGGCTGGTCAACAGCGCCTACGGCTGGCTGTTGCTGATCAAACTATTCTTGGTCTCGTTGCTGCTCGCACTCGGCGCCCTCAACAAGTTCTATCTGGTACCCCGGCTGGCACGGGCGGGATATACGCGGCGGCTTCGCCTGTCTATCACCGCAGAAATGACGCTTGGTATGGCGATCTTAGTTCTGACCGCGGTGCTGACGACGGTGGCGGGGCCAGACTAG
- a CDS encoding DUF938 domain-containing protein, with protein MTIHLPFSQACENNKGPILERLREVFNAPGTVLEIGTGTGQHAVHFAAALPHIQWQPTDHPAAAHLAIGRLEQAALPNILPMRKLDVGNTPWPTLDFRWAFSANTAHIMAWTEVEQMFQGIGASLPDDGAFCLYGPFRHQGEFTSESNRAFDQSLRSQAQHMGIRDIEDLSALAKAVGLVLQDDYAMPANNEMLVFVPVHSTGTRPTD; from the coding sequence ATGACCATCCACCTGCCCTTTTCCCAAGCCTGCGAAAACAACAAAGGCCCCATACTGGAAAGACTGCGCGAGGTCTTCAATGCACCGGGCACCGTGCTGGAAATAGGCACCGGCACCGGCCAGCACGCCGTGCATTTCGCAGCAGCCCTGCCCCACATACAGTGGCAGCCAACGGACCACCCCGCGGCCGCGCACCTGGCGATTGGCCGGCTCGAACAGGCTGCGCTGCCAAATATTCTCCCCATGCGAAAGCTGGACGTGGGCAACACCCCTTGGCCCACACTGGATTTCCGATGGGCGTTCTCTGCCAACACCGCCCACATCATGGCCTGGACAGAAGTGGAACAAATGTTCCAGGGCATCGGCGCAAGCCTGCCTGATGACGGCGCGTTTTGCCTGTATGGGCCGTTCAGGCACCAGGGCGAGTTCACCAGTGAAAGCAATCGGGCGTTTGATCAGTCACTCAGATCTCAGGCGCAACACATGGGCATCCGCGATATCGAGGATCTATCTGCGCTGGCCAAGGCGGTGGGGTTGGTACTGCAGGACGATTATGCAATGCCGGCGAACAACGAGATGCTGGTGTTTGTTCCTGTGCATTCGACCGGTACAAGACCGACAGACTGA
- a CDS encoding ribbon-helix-helix domain-containing protein — translation MCKLFINANSELWVSRTHSLRIDGMVTSVRMENAFWQVLSELAERDGMNLPQMITRLYHESIDAGHDLGNFTSFLRVCALRYLELQLSGDVPRDTRVPIASLDADRILAGKRGKSATPKVVSKASH, via the coding sequence ATGTGCAAGCTCTTTATCAACGCCAATTCGGAGCTTTGGGTTAGCCGCACCCACTCCCTGCGAATTGACGGCATGGTCACCAGTGTGCGGATGGAAAACGCCTTTTGGCAGGTGCTGTCGGAGCTGGCTGAGCGCGATGGCATGAATCTGCCGCAGATGATCACCCGGCTTTACCACGAGTCCATTGATGCGGGCCATGATCTCGGCAATTTCACATCCTTCCTGCGGGTTTGTGCGTTGCGGTATCTGGAATTGCAACTGAGTGGTGACGTGCCGAGGGATACCCGGGTGCCGATTGCTTCACTAGATGCAGATCGTATTCTCGCTGGTAAACGCGGTAAATCGGCAACACCGAAAGTCGTGAGTAAGGCAAGCCACTAG